A window from Opitutia bacterium ISCC 52 encodes these proteins:
- the nuoH gene encoding NADH-quinone oxidoreductase subunit NuoH produces MNNFIDHKIIELGHWVIGFFEEYPGLKLVVQILLYTLPLMLSFMGAFAFSTWLERKGLARIQNRPGPNRVGIFGLLQPMADGIKMLLKEDIVPEESDKLFHLLAPVMLMVPAMIAIGFLPVGDGLNALPLDSAILFFFAIGSMNTIAVFMAGWSSRNKYSLLGGMRAVAQMISYEIPLVLSAVTVIMIAGSLNGQVIVASQQISGWVGSGDVVKEFFGQILGWHIFKPWGFAGFIFFFVAALAEANRSPFDLPEADSEIIAGHLTEYSGFKYAIFFIAEYISAFAIAGIAVTLFLGGWSGPILSGLPWFVIKLFSLFAVMIWIRGTLPRLRVDQLMAYAWKFLMPLAILNIFVAGFYYFAEQQWGTWVALIGGWIFGFGALQLAAKGLSRLNKSPLLKGKRVYQYAE; encoded by the coding sequence ATGAACAACTTTATCGACCACAAAATCATTGAACTCGGCCATTGGGTGATCGGCTTCTTTGAGGAATATCCGGGCCTGAAGCTCGTGGTCCAGATACTGTTGTACACGTTGCCACTCATGCTGTCCTTCATGGGGGCCTTCGCCTTCTCCACTTGGTTGGAACGTAAAGGGCTTGCGCGAATTCAAAACCGACCTGGTCCCAATCGCGTCGGTATCTTTGGATTACTGCAACCCATGGCGGATGGGATAAAGATGCTTCTGAAAGAGGACATCGTCCCAGAAGAGTCGGATAAATTATTTCATCTCCTGGCCCCAGTCATGTTGATGGTCCCTGCCATGATCGCGATTGGTTTCCTTCCTGTTGGAGACGGCCTAAATGCTCTGCCATTGGATTCCGCGATTCTCTTTTTCTTTGCCATAGGATCGATGAATACCATTGCCGTCTTCATGGCGGGTTGGTCATCGCGCAATAAGTATTCTCTGCTTGGAGGCATGCGGGCCGTTGCCCAAATGATCAGCTATGAAATCCCGTTGGTCTTATCAGCCGTAACGGTGATTATGATTGCTGGTTCTTTGAACGGGCAGGTCATTGTCGCCTCCCAACAAATATCTGGTTGGGTCGGCAGTGGCGACGTGGTTAAAGAATTTTTCGGACAGATCCTTGGCTGGCACATCTTTAAGCCCTGGGGATTCGCAGGCTTCATCTTCTTTTTCGTAGCCGCACTCGCCGAAGCCAATCGCTCACCCTTCGACTTACCTGAAGCTGACTCCGAAATCATTGCCGGTCACCTAACCGAGTATTCAGGATTCAAATACGCCATTTTCTTTATCGCTGAGTATATCAGCGCCTTCGCTATCGCGGGCATCGCGGTTACGCTTTTCCTCGGTGGATGGAGTGGCCCTATTCTGTCAGGCCTCCCCTGGTTTGTCATCAAACTCTTCAGCTTGTTTGCCGTGATGATCTGGATTCGTGGAACGCTACCAAGGCTTCGTGTGGATCAATTGATGGCATACGCCTGGAAGTTTCTCATGCCACTAGCGATTCTCAATATTTTCGTGGCAGGTTTTTATTATTTCGCCGAACAACAATGGGGCACTTGGGTTGCGCTCATTGGTGGATGGATATTTGGTTTTGGAGCATTGCAACTGGCAGCCAAAGGACTAAGCCGTCTTAACAAATCACCTCTGCTCAAAGGGAAGCGGGTCTACCAGTACGCCGAATGA
- a CDS encoding NADH-quinone oxidoreductase subunit J, giving the protein MSIAFFILAAVAVLGGVLAITLRNVIHAVFSVLLFFSAIAGLFLLLVAEFIAAVQILVYIGSVGILMLFAIMLTTKVMGDPTRTVRSRGWVWGGVAVAALLFGVLIPLITRAGNTTQSTLSNFNPSVKELGLVMMDPYFASVGVIALLLTAGLVGAVVAASSASERTDS; this is encoded by the coding sequence ATGAGCATTGCATTTTTCATATTAGCTGCTGTGGCCGTTCTCGGAGGAGTTCTGGCGATTACTCTGCGCAATGTGATTCATGCGGTCTTCTCGGTATTGCTCTTTTTCTCTGCCATCGCGGGACTCTTTTTACTATTAGTGGCTGAGTTTATCGCAGCCGTTCAGATTCTGGTCTATATCGGCTCGGTGGGTATTCTGATGCTTTTCGCCATCATGCTCACGACCAAGGTCATGGGCGATCCGACCCGCACGGTCCGCTCACGAGGTTGGGTTTGGGGCGGAGTCGCTGTAGCAGCCCTATTATTTGGCGTGCTTATTCCTCTGATCACACGCGCCGGAAACACGACCCAATCAACACTCTCAAATTTCAATCCCTCCGTTAAAGAACTCGGACTCGTCATGATGGATCCTTACTTTGCCTCCGTCGGCGTCATCGCACTCCTGCTTACCGCAGGTCTTGTGGGTGCCGTGGTCGCAGCCAGTAGTGCAAGCGAAAGAACGGACAGTTAA
- the nuoL gene encoding NADH-quinone oxidoreductase subunit L, giving the protein MWIPICPLIAGVVLALLKPSGKVSALVAIAALTVSLGFSLKAFAGTWGHEAHTLTHNFTWMQIAGVDLEFGVVLNSLTGSMLAMVSFIGLLIFIYSASYMSHDERMGRFFCYLSIFMVGMLGLVVANSVLMLFMFWEIVGLASYLLIGFWFHKPSAAAAAKKAFITTRIGDLGFLIGLLWAFKATGTFLFFDGGAGILESGTIAALASNANVLWGLNGAGVIAVFLFIGAVGKSGQLPLHVWLPDAMEGPTPVSALIHAATMVAAGVFLVARAFPLFLADTAALEIVIWIGALTALFAALIAIAQYDIKRILAYSTVSQLGLMMVGLGAGGLAIQEGGVSIGMFHLLTHAFFKALLFLGAGSIIHGCGDEQDIRLMGGVFSKMKISSLAYLAGTIALCAFPFTSGYFSKDQILLSAWTANKTVFWISAFASLLTAFYMTRQCCYVFLGKYRGEGHVHESPPLMTVPLVILAVFALLLGYVSEHFYHVLDYLSGVHVHQHNSTVVIISWIIALGGIGLGLLVYTRAKMGIDDVDPVKRIMATPYGWLENRLYADELYQLTAFKLWGALAKAISAIEGLIYIIVVAATTIVSMIGQLFSGTIDKKLIDQVSFDGTCKRIYESSQINAFIQNGFLQGYLRIATAGAVVIGILFLLLAR; this is encoded by the coding sequence ATGTGGATACCGATTTGTCCACTGATCGCTGGGGTCGTACTGGCTCTACTCAAACCGTCGGGCAAGGTGTCGGCCTTGGTGGCAATCGCCGCTCTTACCGTTTCCTTAGGGTTCTCCTTGAAAGCGTTCGCCGGCACCTGGGGTCATGAGGCTCACACCCTCACACACAATTTCACCTGGATGCAAATTGCAGGCGTCGACTTAGAGTTCGGCGTCGTTCTCAACTCTCTGACCGGTTCGATGCTGGCCATGGTGAGCTTCATTGGCCTCCTGATATTTATCTATTCGGCCAGCTACATGAGCCATGACGAGCGCATGGGTCGCTTCTTCTGCTACCTGTCGATATTCATGGTGGGTATGCTTGGCCTGGTAGTGGCCAATAGTGTGCTGATGCTCTTTATGTTCTGGGAGATAGTAGGACTCGCCTCCTACCTGCTCATCGGATTCTGGTTCCATAAACCGTCCGCTGCAGCCGCAGCCAAAAAGGCTTTTATTACTACCAGGATCGGCGACCTAGGTTTTCTCATTGGCCTGCTTTGGGCCTTTAAAGCGACAGGTACCTTTCTCTTTTTTGATGGGGGTGCCGGCATTTTGGAAAGCGGCACGATTGCAGCACTTGCCAGTAACGCCAACGTGCTTTGGGGCCTCAATGGCGCCGGAGTCATCGCGGTCTTTCTATTTATCGGAGCGGTTGGCAAATCCGGTCAGCTTCCACTGCATGTATGGTTGCCCGATGCAATGGAAGGTCCCACTCCCGTCTCTGCACTCATCCATGCTGCCACCATGGTTGCGGCTGGTGTATTTTTGGTGGCTCGGGCTTTTCCACTTTTCCTGGCCGATACAGCGGCACTTGAAATCGTAATCTGGATCGGCGCACTTACGGCCCTGTTTGCGGCCCTCATTGCCATCGCTCAATACGATATCAAACGTATCCTCGCCTACTCCACCGTGAGTCAGCTGGGTTTGATGATGGTTGGTCTGGGAGCTGGGGGACTTGCCATTCAAGAAGGTGGCGTATCCATCGGTATGTTCCACTTGTTGACTCATGCATTTTTTAAAGCGCTCCTCTTCCTGGGCGCGGGTTCAATCATCCACGGCTGTGGTGACGAACAGGACATCCGCCTCATGGGGGGCGTGTTCAGCAAAATGAAGATTTCCAGCCTAGCATACCTAGCCGGAACGATCGCCCTGTGTGCATTTCCATTCACCAGCGGTTACTTCAGTAAGGACCAAATTTTACTCAGTGCCTGGACAGCCAATAAAACTGTTTTCTGGATCAGCGCGTTTGCATCCCTGCTCACTGCCTTTTATATGACACGTCAGTGCTGTTATGTTTTCCTGGGGAAATACCGAGGTGAAGGACATGTGCACGAGAGTCCTCCTTTAATGACGGTGCCACTCGTCATCCTGGCGGTGTTTGCATTGCTACTGGGTTACGTGAGCGAACATTTCTACCATGTTCTGGATTACCTGTCCGGCGTGCATGTGCATCAGCACAACTCCACCGTTGTCATCATCAGCTGGATCATCGCACTCGGTGGCATCGGCCTCGGCCTGCTGGTCTACACTCGCGCGAAAATGGGTATCGACGATGTGGATCCGGTAAAGCGAATCATGGCCACACCCTACGGTTGGTTGGAGAATCGACTTTATGCGGATGAGCTTTACCAACTCACCGCTTTCAAATTGTGGGGCGCATTAGCCAAAGCAATTTCAGCGATCGAAGGATTGATTTACATCATAGTGGTCGCCGCAACCACGATCGTTTCGATGATCGGGCAGTTATTTTCTGGTACGATCGATAAGAAACTCATTGATCAGGTCTCGTTCGATGGCACCTGCAAACGCATTTACGAAAGCAGCCAGATTAACGCCTTTA
- the nuoK gene encoding NADH-quinone oxidoreductase subunit NuoK, whose amino-acid sequence MELTLNHFLILSAILFSIGLVGALTRRHIIIMLICLEIMLNAANLNLIAFWHFSPNPELMHGPLFTLFTIAIAATEAALGLALVLAIFRHYQTIDLEQIQGLKE is encoded by the coding sequence TTGGAACTCACGCTTAATCATTTCCTGATCCTCTCAGCCATTCTCTTTTCGATTGGCTTGGTGGGTGCGCTTACGCGCCGGCATATCATCATCATGTTGATCTGCCTGGAAATTATGCTGAACGCGGCCAACTTGAATCTGATTGCGTTCTGGCACTTCAGTCCGAATCCGGAGCTGATGCACGGACCGCTGTTTACCTTATTTACCATTGCAATCGCAGCGACTGAAGCCGCGCTCGGGCTTGCACTGGTTCTCGCCATTTTCCGTCACTATCAAACCATCGACCTGGAGCAAATTCAGGGCCTCAAAGAATGA